In the Microtus pennsylvanicus isolate mMicPen1 chromosome 6, mMicPen1.hap1, whole genome shotgun sequence genome, one interval contains:
- the Mt4 gene encoding metallothionein-4, protein MDPGECTCMSGGICICGDNCKCTTCKCKTCRKSCCPCCPPGCAKCARGCICKGGSDKCSCCP, encoded by the exons ATGGACCCTGGGGaatgcacatgcatgtctg GAGGGATCTGCATCTGCGGGGACAATTGCAAATGCACAACCTGCAAGTGTAAAACCTGCCGCAAAA GCTGCTGTCCCTGCTGCCCTCCAGGCTGTGCCAAGTGTGCCCGGGGCTGCATCTGCAAAGGGGGCTCAGACAAGTGCAGCTGTTGCCCCTGA